One genomic window of Daphnia pulex isolate KAP4 chromosome 10, ASM2113471v1 includes the following:
- the LOC124206240 gene encoding dimethyladenosine transferase 1, mitochondrial-like: MSTVPLISRLPPLPAVRDLLNLYRLQAVKQLSQNFLIDPKLTSKLVSAAGKITNGYVCEVGPGAGSLTRVILSRNVNKLVVVEKDKRFQPPLEMLAEASGDRMSIVWGDVLSHNLTNAFPEESKRDWNDQPPNIHIIGNLPFNIATPLIIRWLKAISERSNAWVHGRVPMTLTFQKEVAERMVAKIGSRERCRLSVMVQHLCYVEHKFTIPGKAFVPKPNVDVGVVHFTPLATPKIQAPFKLVEKVARNTFSFRQKYCRRGLETLFPSSMRDEQTHKLLQLADVDGTLRPFELSIEEFNRICQAYSIILEKYPSLERYDSRSEDGFDDTLLH; encoded by the exons ATGTCAACTGTTCCTTTAATTTCTCGTCTCCCTCCCCTCCCTGCTGTACGCGACCTCCTAAATTTGTACCGTCTTCAAGCAGTGAAACAATTGTCGCAGAACTTTTTGATAGATCCCAAGTTAACAAGTAAACTAGTATCAGCTGCTGGCAAGATCACCAACGGTTATGTGTGTGAAGTGGGTCCGGGTGCCGGCTCCCTCACCAGAGTTATTTTATCACGAAATGTCAACAAATTAGTTGTCGTCGAGAAGGATAAACGATTTCAGCCGCCTTTGGAGATGTTGGCTGAAGCCAGTGGTGATAggatgtcaatcgtgtggggTGACGTTCTTAGTCACAACTTGACAAATGCCTTTCCAGAAGAATCCAAACGTGATTGGAACGATCAACCTCCCAACATTCATATCATCGGCAACTTACCCTTCAACATTGCCACACCTCTCATAATTAGATGGTTGAAAGCAATTTCAGAACG ATCAAATGCCTGGGTTCACGGAAGAGTACCCATGACTCTTACTTTCCAGAAAGAAGTAGCTGAGAGGATGGTGGCAAAAATTGGATCTCGAGAACGCTGCAGACTGTCAGTTATGGTTCAACATCTCTGCTATGTCGAACACAAATTCACGATTCCTG GTAAAGCCTTTGTTCCAAAGCCGAATGTCGATGTTGGTGTGGTGCATTTCACTCCTCTCGCTACCCCCAAGATCCAAGCTCCCTTCAAACTGGTTGAAAAAGTCGCCCGCAACACCTTCTCGTTTCGACAGAAATATTGCCGACGTGGTCTGGAGACGCTGTTTCCTAGTTCCATGAGAGATGAGCAGACCCACAAACTCCTTCAACTGGCCGACGTTGATGGAACATTGAGACCCTTTGAGCTGAGCATCGAAGAGTTCAATCGCATCTGTCAGGCATACTCCATAATCCTCGAGAAATATCCATCTCTTGAGCGATACGATTCGCGGTCCGAAGATGGTTTTGACGATACTTTGTTACACTGA
- the LOC124206241 gene encoding uncharacterized protein LOC124206241, with protein MGNRATHQETCDAVSHPDFEEKSLSHFFYDPLASFRVNNGRTFLKSRKKTNYSQAKTVWPLPNHEVPFFPEFPIRSGTSEHSFNVISVVSSGAFGKVLQVIHKDDAKNYAMKIMSKSMIFKENLVHQVKTEAQIQVMCDHHPFLVHGPFRWQNKRNLFIVTDFIEGGDLQQIWQNSGSFHEDLIKIYVAEVALVLDFLHNAGIIYRDLKMENLLIDGSGHLKLIDFGLSKWLSFGDRCHTICGTRQYMAPEILRPEPYTHSVDWWSLGILFYALLQGKFPFGSDSGSADHALEFESDDVNSSSGSSSESARRLIRGLLTVDPPKRVRSLRTLKNHAFYHHFDFEALGSKKVYPKRGRGIYGGGKHGAGNKGSGQRQNFMRLGYETGNNPFYLRVPKEPYYKGHHLKREYPPISLLQLQTMIDTGRVDTSKPLDLVALCNSKLFLLSPLEKQFGFQLTDEGLDNFKGKVNIEVQHASEQVIAAIERNGGVITTAFYDPVSLLAMRDPMKFFISGIPIPKRQMPPEDAIEYYTDPRNRGYLADPDLVALERFKLAQKYGYELPDLKNDPELAMLLERKDPRQIFYGLNPGWVVNLKDKKIFEPEDEKLLEYYSSPPSSPLKSPTDTRQAYHYAVPASRQRLESSSSVNSDSLAQEFSQLASDLHDGMEVGSLVEVSFGGRQLFGVVRWCGKPRNKSEQGLVGVELECDIDEGSDGSYLGQQFFRCAPGRGVFVPFRHCRADSRFSSSCDVSRTSMYGRNHDLPSEIEYGGPECPSVCGEIPPVGQFGDWSKLTGKFRGIQGHHNSCYLDATLFSMFTFTSIFDGLLYRPPTRNDIPQYEEVQRILKEEIVNPLRQNHYVRADKVMKLRRLLQKLGSVKGLTNEEKDPEEFLHCLLSQTLKAEPFLKLSSGQEAYHHQLFVEKDDKLVMPTVQQLFEQSFLSSGIKLKEVPPALIIQMPRFGKSYKMYPYVLPSSLLDITDVLENSPRQCIVCGHLAEMECQQCLGQCGSGLESIAFCAPCLYKVHSHQKRTTHQAQPLQVPADYAALQEHCVIPRMYMELFAVVCIATSHYVAFVKCGPGPDAPWCFFDSMADRKGEQNGFNIPEVITCPDLPRWLSDEWDKQLLSNSSDPSSSSSSSNPPGTGLPDYVRRLFSDAYMCLYQSPDLMLYR; from the exons ATGGGAAACCGAGCCACTCACCAGGAAACATGTGAT GCTGTTAGTCATCCTGACTTTGAAGAGAAATCATTGTCACACTTTTTTTACGATCCACTTGCGAGCTTCAGAGTGAATAATGGGAGAACTTTCTTAAAGAGCCGGAAGAAGACCAACTACTCACAAGCCAAAACAGTGTGGCCACTTCCCAATCATGAAGTTCCATTCTTTCCAGAATTCCCAATCAGATCTGGAACATCTGAACATTCTTTCAAT GTGATATCGGTAGTCTCATCAGGAGCCTTTGGAAAAGTCCTTCAAGTCATTCACAAGGATGATGCCAAGAATTATGCCATGAAAATTATGTCCAAATCTATG ATATTCAAAGAAAACCTTGTCCACCAAGTCAAAACTGAAGCTCAAATACAAGTGATGTGTGATCACCACCCGTTTCTCGTTCACGGTCCGTTCCGTTGGCAGAACAAAAGGAATCTCTTTATAG TGACAGATTTCATTGAAGGCGGAGATCTGCAACAGATCTGGCAAAATAGCGGAAGTTTCCACGaggatttgatcaaaatttaTGTGGCTGAAGTAGCCCTAGTATTAG ATTTCCTTCACAATGCCGGTATCATCTACAGGGATCTGAAAATGGAGAACCTTTTGATAGATGGCAGTGGACATTTAA AATTGATCGATTTTGGGCTGTCTAAATGGTTATCCTTTGGAGATCGATGCCATACAATATGCGGCACTCGACAGTACATGG CTCCGGAAATTTTGCGGCCAGAGCCTTACACGCACTCGGTTGACTGGTGGTCGCTGGGCATTTTGTTCTACGCTCTGCTTCAAGGCAAG TTCCCATTTGGCAGTGACAGCGGGAGTGCCGATCACGCGCTAGAGTTTGAATCGGACGACGTGAATAGCAGCAGCGGGAGCAGCAGTGAATCCGCCCGACGGCTAATTCGCGGCCTCCTCACCGTCGATCCGCCGAAACGAGTCCGCAGTCTACGGACGTTGAAAAATCACGCTTTCTACcatcattttgatttcgaaGCGCTTGGCTCCAAAAAG GTATAT CCAAAACGTGGAAGAGGAATATATGGGGGCGGTAAACATGGAGCTGGAAACAAAGGTTCAGGTCAAAGACAAAATTTCATGAGGCTTGGGTATGAAACGGGAAACAATCCATTTTACTTGAGAGTCCCCAAAGAACCGTACTACAAAGGGCACCA CTTGAAGCGTGAATATCCACCAATCTCCCTTCTGCAGCTGCAGACAATGATTGACACTGGGCGAGTGGATACCTCTAAACCTCTAGATTTGGTTGCACTGTGCAACTCGAAACTTTTCCTGTTATCTCCATTGGAAAAACAGTTTGGGTTCCAACTCACTGATGAAGGCCTTGACAATTTCAAGGGTAAGGTGAATATTGAAGTGCAACATGCTTCGGAGCAAGTTATTGCAGCCATCGAAAGGAACGGCGGTGTCATAACTACTGCATTCTATGATCCGGTTTCCTTACTGGCTATGCGCGATCCcatgaaatttttcattagCG gaattcCCATACCAAAGAGACAAATGCCACCAGAAGATGCGAttgaatactacactgatcCCAGGAATCGAGGATACTTGGCTGATCCCGACTTGGTCGCATTGGAGCGCTTTAAATTAGCACAAAAATACGGTTATGAGCTACCAGATTTGAAAAACGATCCAGAGCTTGCTATGCTGCTTGAACGAAAAGATCCTCGACAAATATTTTACGGTCTCAATCCTGGGTGGGTAGTCAACCTGAAAGACAAGAAGATTTTCGAACCAGAAGATGAGAAATTGCTCGAGTACTACA GTTCACCACCAAGTAGTCCTCTGAAATCACCCACTGATACCCGGCAGGCCTATCATTATGCTGTTCCAG CTTCCAGGCAAAGGCTTGAAAGTTCATCTTCAGTCAACAGTGACTCTTTGGCACAAGAGTTCTCCCAGTTGGCGAGCGATCTACACGATGGAATGGAAGTAGGTTCCTTGGTAGAAGTGTCGTTCGGCGGCCGGCAGCTATTCGGTGTAGTGCGCTGGTGTGGAAAACCTAGAAACAAGTCGGAGCAAGGTCTAGTCGGAGTTGAGCTG GAGTGTGATATTGACGAAGGATCGGATGGCAGTTACTTGGGCCAACAATTCTTTCGTTGTGCACCCGGAAGAGGTGTGTTCGTCCCTTTCAGGCATTGTAGAGCTGACTCGAGGTTTAGCAGCTCCTGCGATGTCTCTAGGACCTCTATGTACGGACGAAATCATGATCTACCGTCTGAAATAG AATATGGAGGACCAGAATGTCCATCGGTGTGTGGTGAAATCCCACCTGTCGGTCAATTCGGCGATTGGAGTAAGCTGACTGGTAAATTCCGTGGAATCCAGGGTCATCACAATTCTTGCTACCTGGACGCCACGTTGTTCAGCATGTTCACTTTCACCAG CATATTCGACGGCTTGCTTTATCGACCCCCAACGCGTAACGATATACCGCAATATGAGGAAGTTCAAAggattttgaaagaagaaatcgtgAACCCCTTACGTCAGAATCACTACGTCCGGGCAGATAAAGTTATGAAACTGCGCCGTCTCCTTCAGAAATTGGGGTCTGTCAAAGGTCTAACTAATGAAGAGAAAG ATCCAGAAGAGTTTCTTCATTGTCTGCTGTCACAAACGCTCAAAGCGGAACCGTTTCTGAAATTAAGCTCGGGGCAAGAGGCTTATCACCATCAGCTTTTCGTTGAGAAAGACGACAAACTCGTGATGCCTACCGTCCAACAGCTCTTTGAGCAAAGTTTTCTTTCCAGCGGCATCAAACTAAAAGAA GTTCCTCCGGCACTTATTATTCAAATGCCCCGCTTCGGGAAATCTTACAAAATGTACCCCTATGTTCTTCCGTCCTCCTTGCTGGACATAACAGACGTATTGGAAAATT ccCCTCGGCAGTGCATCGTGTGCGGCCATCTAGCCGAAATGGAATGCCAGCAATGTCTCGGCCAATGTGGCTCCGGCTTGGAAAGTATCGCATTTTGTGCGCCGTGCCTCTACAAG GTCCACAGTCATCAAAAGCGAACCACTCATCAGGCCCAGCCTTTGCAGGTTCCTGCGGATTACGCTGCCTTGCAGGAACACTGCGTTATACCGCGAATGTACATGGAGTTGTTTGCTGTCGTATGTATCGCTACAAGCCATTACGTGGCATTCGTCAAGTGCGGGCCAGGCCCTGACGCTCCTTGGTGTTTCTTCGACTCGATGGCCGACCGTAAAGGTGAACAAAATGGGTTCAACATACCCGAGGTCATTACATGCCCTGATTTGCCGCGATGGCTTTCAGACGAATGGGACAAGCAACTGTTGTCCAACAGCTCTGatccttcttcctcctcctcttcaaGCAATCCGCCAGGCACTGGTCTTCCGGACTATGTCCGTCGCCTATTTTCCGACGCCTACATGTGCCTTTACCAAAGCCCTGATCTTATGTTATACCGCTAa
- the LOC124206239 gene encoding uncharacterized abhydrolase domain-containing protein DDB_G0269086-like: MTVLKATIRVLTLLALSISLASPYPVGRPQTAENKGRGRSYPLIISHYSNVRNSKYDSPPATEATTTTTSTTTTPTTTTAAAESTDLKEKVEDVDDKKASASLVNTDEAQPAGDAGDESKSQQQKVDDAATTAAPNMEAADSASVARNESISVTTQAVPAATPEDSLLVSKAPEEVQSLEVAIEKVQEEEPKSEGTVIESAASTGATANAKEEVPTTTTSLAVEADQPAALGESDKSTTTDPVKTPEMDTAKETESVAAAVAESLTKEESVDKVAEETVKPSNDEVKAIEPAAADVDQVKVAAEAEAAVTATRDEAVESSRTGSLANGKEKTGEFFEEDRSFKDRADPELILAAIRSGAAAALGVEAKTLPERIDDVTNEGVRLEREDNKKTAEKKEKEKEKYLLAKPSKEKKPTKAIPSNDPVQEYDDVITRGGKSNDETESTTDAVVDKALTAEEPITFSLVPDNYPVILPSGESTLSDKVKPEDLETKTVDEEPKTISLVPSNYPVVLPSGESTLSDQVKPEDLKSSPTSEQPVTVSSVPSNYPVVLPSGESTLSDKVKTEVSESPKEVKTGEK, from the exons atgacAGTACTCAAGGCTACAATTCGAGTCTTGACTCTTTTGGCTTTGTCAATATCGCTGGCCAGCCCGTACCCGGTCGGCCGGCCACAAACGGCCGAGAATAAAGGAAGAGGAAGGTCCTACCCGTTGATCATCAGCCATTATTCCAACGTCAGGAATTCTAAATACGATTCACCGCCGGCCACcgaagcaacaacaacaacgacatcgacgacgactacccccaccaccaccacagcggCCGCCGAGTCCACCGACCTCAAGGAAAAGGTCGAAGATGTCGACGATAAAAAGGCGTCGGCCAGTCTCGTGAATACTGATGAGGCCCAGCCAGCGGGAGATGCTGGAGATGAGTCAAAGTCTCAGCAGCAGAAAGTCGAtgatgcagcaacaacagcagcgccCAATATGGAAGCAGCTGACTCAGCCAGCGTAGCCAGAAACGAAAGTATTTCAGTCACAACCCAGGCAGTACCAGCAGCGACTCCGGAGGATTCACTACTCGTTTCCAAG GCCCCTGAAGAAGTCCAGTCGCTGGAGGTCGCCATCGAAAAAGTCCAGGAAGAGGAGCCCAAGTCGGAGGGAACAGTGATAGAATCCGCCGCTTCAACTGGAGCGACAGCAAACGCCAAAGAGGAAGTACCGACGACGACAACCAGTTTGGCTGTCGAGGCTGATCAACCGGCTGCCCTTGGAGAAAGCGACAAATCAACGACGACAGACCCAGTCAAGACGCCCGAAATGGACACTGCGAAGGAGACGGAAAGtgtggcagcagcagtagccgAGAGTCTCACCAAGGAAGAATCTGTCGACAAAGTCGCAGAAGAGACTGTCAAACCTTCAAACGACGAGGTGAAGGCGATCgaacctgctgctgctgacgtcGATCAAGTGAAGGTGGCGGCAGAAGCTGAGGCGGCCGTCACCGCCACTCGAGATGAGGCCGTCGAAAGTTCCAGGACCGGCTCATTGGCCAACGGAAAAGAGAAA ACGGGCGAATTCTTCGAAGAAGATCGTTCGTTCAAGGACAGAGCCGATCCCGAGCTGATTCTGGCCGCCATCCGATCCGGCGCTGCTGCCGCCCTGGGTGTTGAAGCCAAAACTCTGCCGGAGCGGATCGACGACGTCACCAACGAGGGCGTCCGGCTGGAACGCGAGGACAACAAGAAGACGGccgagaaaaaggagaaggaaaaggagaaatatcTGCTGGCCAAACCGTCCAAGGAGAAAAAACCGACCAAAGCCATCCCGAGCAACGATCCCGTCCAAGAGTACGACGACGTCATCACCAGGGGAGGCAAATCCAACGACGAAACGGAATCCACCACAGACGCCGTTGTCGAC aaagcTTTGACAGCCGAGGAGCCCATCACTTTTTCGCTGGTGCCTGACAATTACCCGGTGATTTTGCCCAGCGGAGAGTCGACTTTGAGCGACAAAGTGAAACCAGAAGATTTGGAAACGAAAACGGTCGACGAGGAACCCAAGACGATTAGCCTGGTGCCGAGCAACTACCCGGTCGTCTTGCCGAGCGGCGAGTCAACTCTGAGCGATCAAGTCAAACCAGAAGATTtg aaATCTTCACCGACATCAGAGCAGCCAGTAACTGTTAGCAGCGTGCCGTCCAATTACCCGGTGGTTTTACCTAGCGGAGAATCGACTTTAAGTGATAAAGTGAAAACAGAAGTTTCG GAATCGCCAAAAGAAGTGAAAACTGGAGAGAAGtag